A genomic region of Raphanus sativus cultivar WK10039 chromosome 6, ASM80110v3, whole genome shotgun sequence contains the following coding sequences:
- the LOC108808208 gene encoding glutathione S-transferase T3-like produces the protein MNTTPGFVNLLNSQYSVDLESPEPVWLSGPSQDESAVKVRSKWSPTEDKILIGAWLNTSKDPVVSNDQKANTFWSRIVDYYNASPQLVGRTPRLLGQCKQRWSRINDQVCKFVGCYDAALREQRSGQNEDDVMKTALDRFFNQHSVRFSMEHAWRELRHDQKWSSSFVAKDGGKDKRKVVEVDTAEEEPRPMGLKAAKAAAKKKKSGKEEALTKIEAIMQVKKEVSTQNLLERLLAKKEPLNEMETTLKMKLMSALI, from the coding sequence ATGAATACGACCCCTGGTTTTGTAAATCTACTGAATAGTCAATATTCAGTAGACCTTGAATCCCCCGAACCCGTTTGGTTGAGTGGTCCCAGTCAAGATGAGTCTGCTGTGAAGGTGAGGAGTAAATGGTCTCCCACTGAGGATAAAATCCTCATTGGTGCTTGGCTCAACACAAGTAAAGATCCTGTGGTGAGCAATGACCAGAAAGCTAACACGTTCTGGAGCAGGATCGTAGACTACTACAACGCAAGCCCCCAGCTGGTGGGAAGAACGCCTAGGCTTCTTGGTCAGTGCAAGCAGAGGTGGTCTAGGATTAATGACCAAGTCTGCAAGTTCGTTGGATGCTACGACGCGGCTTTGAGGGAGCAGAGAAGTGGTCAAAACGAAGATGATGTGATGAAAACTGCACTAGACCGCTTCTTCAATCAGCACTCGGTGAGATTTAGCATGGAACATGCCTGGAGGGAGCTGAGGCATGACCAGAAATGGTCCTCCTCTTTTGTGGCTAAGGACGGTGGGAAGGATAAGCGCAAAGTCGTGGAGGTTGATACAGCAGAAGAAGAGCCTAGACCTATGGGGCTTAAGGCTGCTAAAGCGGCcgctaagaagaagaagagtggtAAAGAAGAGGCTCTGACGAAGATAGAGGCCATCATGCAAGTGAAAAAAGAAGTCTCAACACAGAACCTCCTTGAACGTCTACTTGCCAAAAAAGAGCCTCTCAATGAGATGGAAACAACTCTTAAAATGAAACTTATGTCTGCTCTAATATGA